One region of Qipengyuania sp. SS22 genomic DNA includes:
- the soxR gene encoding redox-sensitive transcriptional activator SoxR — protein MNANDHLSIGDLARRTGLSASAIRFYEDKGLIESFRTTGNQRRFLRSDIRRLSFILIVQKLGLSLEEIGEHLRSLPKGRNPSSFDWWKISEAIRESLDRRIEQLQSLRDNLDGCIGCGCLSLKTCKLYNPDDIAAEGGPGPRVLR, from the coding sequence ATGAATGCGAACGACCATCTCAGCATCGGCGATCTGGCGCGCCGAACGGGCCTCTCTGCCTCCGCCATCCGCTTTTACGAGGACAAGGGGCTGATCGAGTCGTTCCGCACCACGGGCAACCAGCGGCGTTTCCTGCGCAGCGATATCCGGCGCCTCAGCTTCATCCTCATCGTCCAGAAACTGGGGCTCTCGCTCGAGGAAATCGGCGAGCACCTGCGCAGCCTGCCCAAGGGGCGCAATCCTTCCAGTTTCGACTGGTGGAAGATCAGCGAAGCGATCCGCGAAAGCCTCGACCGCCGCATTGAGCAACTGCAATCGCTCCGTGACAATCTTGACGGTTGTATCGGCTGTGGCTGCCTCAGCCTGAAGACCTGCAAGCTCTACAACCCCGACGACATTGCTGCCGAGGGTGGGCCGGGACCGCGGGTTCTGCGGTAG
- a CDS encoding PadR family transcriptional regulator, translating into MARNSTDSGDPTARWEVQLRKGVLEFVILLSLREREHYGFELVQTLTESARIDVPEGTIYPLLLRLAKDGLIQSELRQGEGGAPRKYYTLSPQGRKILEAMIPRWRLLSSSVDRLLDGRKS; encoded by the coding sequence ATGGCAAGGAACTCTACCGATTCGGGTGACCCGACTGCGCGCTGGGAAGTACAGTTGCGCAAGGGTGTGCTCGAATTCGTGATCCTCCTGAGCCTGCGGGAACGTGAGCACTACGGCTTCGAGCTGGTCCAGACACTTACCGAAAGCGCGCGCATCGATGTGCCTGAGGGGACGATTTACCCACTTCTCCTGCGCCTTGCGAAAGATGGGCTGATCCAGTCCGAATTGCGCCAGGGCGAGGGCGGCGCACCGCGGAAGTATTATACGCTGAGCCCACAAGGGCGCAAAATTCTCGAAGCGATGATCCCGCGCTGGCGACTGTTGTCGTCATCGGTCGATCGTCTGCTCGACGGGAGGAAATCATGA
- a CDS encoding CPBP family intramembrane glutamic endopeptidase, translating to MPPEDSRPTAFPWSFVILTYALSWSTWLLGWYALGQPDEMSGSSAIVPVIFAGSFGPGLAAAILTARQGWGPLKQWLGSFVRFRCGYRAYVAAFLPFPLAVVLLTVLFGYEPIIDQGGGHPAAAFYLTIFPMAIVNGLATVLMGAGPLGEEGGWRGYMLPRLLEKFGEIPASLIVGVVWALWHLPVMAMFPDWRGGMDFWTYLPLYVGSVIALSFLMTRIWAIGRGSLVPVIWLHGIINAIGSMAFEKNVWASGWSEEFGIVLFMAAAMIAWLVLTRTKPELIASRYPRE from the coding sequence ATGCCTCCAGAAGACAGTCGGCCTACGGCCTTCCCATGGTCCTTCGTCATCCTGACCTATGCGTTAAGCTGGTCGACATGGTTGCTCGGTTGGTACGCGCTGGGCCAGCCCGACGAGATGAGCGGATCGAGCGCGATTGTGCCGGTGATTTTCGCCGGATCTTTCGGCCCCGGGCTCGCCGCAGCGATCCTGACTGCGCGGCAGGGGTGGGGCCCGTTAAAGCAGTGGCTGGGTTCGTTCGTCCGTTTTCGTTGCGGATACCGCGCCTACGTCGCGGCGTTCCTGCCGTTTCCGCTCGCCGTTGTATTGCTGACCGTGCTGTTCGGATACGAACCCATAATCGACCAGGGCGGTGGTCATCCAGCCGCTGCTTTCTACCTGACCATCTTCCCGATGGCGATCGTCAACGGGCTGGCAACAGTGCTCATGGGTGCGGGCCCGTTGGGTGAAGAAGGTGGCTGGCGCGGGTACATGCTGCCGCGGCTGCTGGAGAAATTCGGCGAGATCCCCGCTTCGTTGATCGTCGGCGTGGTCTGGGCGCTGTGGCACTTGCCGGTCATGGCCATGTTCCCCGATTGGCGCGGGGGCATGGATTTCTGGACCTACCTGCCGCTCTACGTCGGAAGCGTGATCGCGCTTTCCTTCCTGATGACGCGGATATGGGCAATCGGTCGCGGCAGTCTCGTTCCGGTGATCTGGCTGCACGGCATCATCAATGCCATTGGCAGCATGGCATTCGAGAAGAACGTCTGGGCGAGCGGCTGGTCGGAAGAATTCGGTATCGTCCTCTTTATGGCCGCGGCGATGATCGCATGGCTGGTGCTTACCCGCACAAAACCCGAATTGATCGCGTCGAGATATCCACGCGAATGA
- a CDS encoding SixA phosphatase family protein, with protein sequence MKILGLLRHAKSDWGQSDKRDFDRGLNDRGRRGAQVIGDHIRAHGVKWDRLLASPAQRVKATLAEALPEMEPQWDERLYLAGTDTIMDVIREKGGDGAALLLSGHNPGLGDMLFELVAPKQENALYDEAKVKFPTAAYAVFELDIDDWADLRTGCGVLSHFARPRDLDAELGPEY encoded by the coding sequence ATGAAGATCCTCGGCCTGCTGCGTCATGCCAAGTCCGACTGGGGACAGAGCGACAAGCGCGATTTCGATCGCGGTCTGAACGATCGCGGGCGGCGCGGTGCGCAGGTTATCGGTGATCATATCCGCGCGCATGGCGTCAAATGGGATCGCCTGCTCGCCAGCCCCGCGCAAAGGGTGAAGGCCACGCTGGCCGAAGCACTACCCGAAATGGAACCGCAGTGGGACGAGAGGCTCTATCTCGCCGGGACCGACACGATCATGGACGTAATCCGCGAAAAGGGCGGCGATGGCGCTGCGCTGCTGCTGTCGGGCCACAATCCCGGCCTCGGCGACATGCTGTTCGAACTGGTCGCGCCCAAGCAGGAAAACGCGCTGTACGACGAGGCGAAGGTCAAGTTTCCCACCGCTGCCTATGCGGTGTTCGAGCTCGATATCGACGACTGGGCCGACCTGCGCACCGGCTGCGGCGTGCTGTCGCACTTCGCCCGGCCCCGCGATCTCGATGCGGAGCTGGGGCCGGAGTACTAG